The following proteins come from a genomic window of Labeo rohita strain BAU-BD-2019 chromosome 25, IGBB_LRoh.1.0, whole genome shotgun sequence:
- the pparab gene encoding peroxisome proliferator-activated receptor alpha b — MVDMEKHYNPPSPLDDSVLDSPLCQDFIGGMEALQDISQSIDEDALSNFEVTENQSSGLGSGSECSTALDALTPASSPSSCVYGGPAGQDEFTSTSLNLECRVCSDRASGYHYGVHACEGCKGFFRRTIRLKLEYDKCERRCKIQKKNRNKCQYCRFQKCLSVGMSHNAIRFGRMPQSEKLRLKAEILTGEREVEDPQLADQKTLAKQIHEAYLKNFNMNKSKARTILTGKTSTPPFVIHDMETLQLAEQTLVAKMVGSSAALLNKDAEVRIFHCCQCTSVETVTELTEFAKSVPGFSNLDLNDQVTLLKYGVHEAFFAMLASCMNKDGLLVAYGNGFITREFLKSLRRPFGEMMEPKFQFAMKFNSLELDDSDLALFVAAIICCGDRPGLVNVPHIERMQESIVNVLHLHLKSNHPDNGFLFPKLLQKLVDLRQLVTEHAQLIQEIKKTEDTSLHPLLQEIYRDMY, encoded by the exons ATGGTAGACATGGAGAAGCACTACAACCCCCCGTCGCCACTGGACGACTCCGTGCTGGACAGTCCTCTGTGCCAGGACTTCATCGGGGGAATGGAAGCCCTTCAGGACATCTCTCAGTCCATCGATGAGGACGCTCTCAGCAACTTCGAGGTGACCGAGAACCAGTCTTCAGGTCTGGGATCCGGATCGGAGTGCTCCACTGCGTTAG ATGCGCTAACTCCCGCGTCCAGCCCGTCGTCGTGTGTGTACGGCGGCCCGGCGGGACAGGACGAGTTCACCTCCACCTCTCTGAACCTGGAGTGCCGCGTGTGTTCGGACCGCGCGTCAGGATACCACTACGGCGTTCACGCGTGTGAGGGCTGTAAG GGTTTCTTCCGCCGGACCATCCGTCTCAAACTGGAGTACGATAAGTGTGAACGCCGCTGTAAGATCCAAAAGAAGAACCGGAACAAGTGCCAATACTGTCGCTTTCAGAAGTGCCTGTCTGTGGGCATGTCCCACAATG CCATCCGCTTTGGGCGAATGCCACAGTCGGAGAAGCTGAGGTTGAAGGCGGAGATCCTAACGGGAGAGCGAGAGGTCGAAGACCCGCAGCTGGCCGATCAGAAAACTCTGGCCAAGCAGATCCATGAGGCCTACCTGAAAAACTTCAACATGAACAAATCCAAAGCACGGACCATCCTGACGGGCAAGACGAGCACACCG CCTTTTGTCATCCACGACATGGAGACGCTGCAGCTGGCCGAACAGACCCTTGTGGCCAAGATGGTGGGCTCTTCTGCGGCTCTGCTGAATAAAGACGCTGAGGTTCGAATATTCCACTGCTGTCAGTGCACTTCGGTTGAGACGGTGACTGAACTGACTGAATTTGCCAAGTCCGTGCCAGGCTTCTCAAACCTGGACTTAAATGACCAG GTGACATTATTAAAGTATGGCGTTCATGAGGCGTTCTTTGCCATGTTGGCGTCGTGCATGAATAAAGACGGTCTGCTGGTCGCGTACGGCAATGGCTTTATCACCAGAGAGTTTCTGAAGAGCTTGCGACGGCCGTTTGGCGAAATGATGGAGCCCAAGTTTCAGTTTGCAATGAAGTTTAACTCCCTCGAACTGGACGATAGTGACCTTGCGCTGTTTGTCGCTGCTATCATCTGCTGTGGAG ATCGGCCAGGCCTGGTGAACGTCCCGCACATCGAACGCATGCAAGAGAGCATCGTAAACGTGCTTCACCTGCACCTCAAGAGCAACCATCCCGACAACGGTTTCCTCTTCCCTAAACTCCTCCAGAAACTAGTGGATCTGCGGCAGCTGGTGACGGAGCACGCTCAGTTAATACAGGAAATCAAAAAGACAGAAGACACTTCGCTGCATCCCTTACTGCAGGAGATTTACAGAGACATGTACTGA